The following coding sequences are from one Ornithodoros turicata isolate Travis chromosome 1, ASM3712646v1, whole genome shotgun sequence window:
- the LOC135398238 gene encoding uncharacterized protein LOC135398238 produces the protein MRMQNNHDGESSEFATVFWALDIAMAFRTLQTQAYWFLLAVVTSRSAADDVCPEDLDGELWDCGSWGSWKTVEFCDGLCGGGKAKTMRIRSCTNSGLSCTCIEEDTLECHVNCNWGVYNSKTERCDCHLGATGPCCIREETTQAKGDDTRILGTEMLRTLNGEVKKTCSGGEDYTAVEEHPSEYLVCSSESSRVLRCPESEVYDSFWNNCKEPDLWSTCNIETVQYARGYVNPRDGGQICDPNRNTDDWTTVFTCPSPTGQFALRDNDKFYFNCRDNRVTMKPCPFRTRFNPWTATCEAQRMHKDCRIHGHRYRAGDICPHNANMICDPAKSTTRWSKIFECPQPNGSFVHPEDNKKFYYCQEGAPLRLLSCQGHSIFLERLQRCWYPKEKHGCIIHGMFYEAGAEHPTEEHLYCDPPRSTTSWTSHIECDNGEHYFVSAQDPKSYFVCKSGQLQLHTCPGPSMFFEEIKGCGPIPQDSYCIISDAIYARGYINLRNRSQICDPDSDTVDWSALPRTPTHFGVPLPIVDDPRTTCVEPYGLQRVRSERSVFIQCSEWSPYLRHCRNGSIYIDYLKRCTYTTKVPARSRYHSRRVAQRNHRPGTEQPQILTWRLASRTPNPTLRSPLFQDSH, from the exons ATGAGGATGCAGAACAACCACGACGGTGAATCCTCTGAGTTCGCTACAGTTTTTTGGGCGCTGGACATAGCTATGGCGTTTAGGACTCTCCAAACACAGGCGTATTG GTTTCTCCTTGCCGTTGTTACGTCGAGGTCTGCAGCTGATGATGTCTGTCCAGAAGACCTCGATGGTGAACTGTGGGACTGTGGATCATGGGGCTCGTGGAAGACGGTGGAATTCTGCGATGGCCTCTGTGGCGGCGGAAAGGCAAAAACAATGCGAATTCGGAGTTGCACTAACAGCGGACTCAGCTGTACATGCATTGAGGAAGACACTCTGGAGTGTCATGTGAATTGCAACTGGGGCGTCTACAACAGCAAAACTGAGCGCTGCGACTGCCACCTTGGGGCCACCGGTCCGTGCTGCATTAGAG AGGAGACTACGCAGGCGAAAGGCGATGATACTAGGATTCTCGGAACAGAAATGTTGCGCACCCTTAACGGCGAAG TGAAGAAAACGTGCTCTGGGGGAGAAGACTATACTGCTGTTGAAGAGCATCCATCTGAATACCTCGTGTGCTCCAGTGAATCTTCCAGAGTACTGAGGTGCCCCGAATCGGAAGTCTACGACAGCTTCTGGAACAATTGCAAAGAACCAGATCTT TGGTCAACCTGCAATATCGAAACGGTTCAGTATGCCAGAGGTTACGTTAATCCAAGAGATGGAGGTCAGATCTGCGACCCCAACAGGAACACGGACGACTGGACGACAG TATTCACCTGCCCTAGCCCTACGGGACAATTCGCACTGCGAGACAACGATAAGTTCTACTTCAACTGCCGCGACAACAGAGTCACCATGAAGCCCTGTCCGTTTAGGACACGCTTCAACCCGTGGACCGCGACATGCGAGGCTCAGAGAATG CATAAGGATTGCCGGATACACGGGCATCGCTACAGAGCGGGAGATATCTGTCCGCATAATGCAAATATGATCTGCGATCCAGCAAAGTCGACAACCCGGTGGTCGAAAA TCTTTGAGTGCCCGCAACCCAACGGCTCGTTCGTGCATCCCGAGGACAACAAGAAGTTCTACTACTGCCAGGAAGGAGCGCCACTGCGTCTCCTCTCTTGTCAGGGGCACTCCATTTTCCTGGAGAGGCTGCAACGTTGCTGGTACCCGAAAGAG AAGCACGGATGCATAATTCATGGCATGTTTTACGAAGCTGGAGCTGAACACCCGACAGAGGAGCACCTCTACTGTGACCCTCCTCGGAGCACGACGTCTTGGACATCTC ATATTGAATGCGACAACGGCGAACATTATTTCGTAAGTGCACAAGACCCGAAGTCCTATTTCGTGTGCAAAAGTGGGCAGCTTCAGCTACACACATGTCCAGGCCCGAGCATGTTCTTCGAGGAGATCAAGGGTTGTGGCCCAATCCCACAA GACTCTTACTGCATCATCTCGGATGCGATTTACGCAAGAGGATACATCAACCTTCGGAATCGCTCACAAATATGCGACCCGGATTCAGACACCGTGGATTGGAGTGCCC TCCCTAGGACACCTACGCATTTTGGAGTGCCACTGCCCATAGTAG ATGATCCGAGGACCACATGCGTGGAGCCATATGGCCTGCAACGCGTCAGGAGCGAGCGGTCGGTGTTCATTCAGTGCTCTGAATGGTCGCCCTATCTGCGTCACTGCCGCAACGGATCAATCTACATTGATTACCTCAAGAGGTGCACGTATACGACAAAG GTTCCAGCTAGAAGCAGGTACCATTCTCGACGTGTTGCACAGCGAAACCACCGTCCAGGAACAGAGCAACCACAGATACTAACGTGGCGCCTTGCAAGCCGCACTCCAAATCCAACGCTGCGATCGCCGTTGTTCCAGGATTCCCATTGA
- the LOC135377994 gene encoding trafficking protein particle complex subunit 2-like protein isoform X1, with translation MAVAVAVIGKENSPLFVKTVSPSNELKFLYTIHTSLDVVEEKVSPANKSSGDVRELYLGLLYPTEYYKVYGYVTNTKTKFILIVETSHTTLRDNEIKQMFHKLHAAYADVVCNPFYVPGDQILSKAFEATVSSMMSGE, from the exons ATGGCTGTCGCCGTTGCAGTTATCGGTAAAGAG AACTCACCATTATTTGTAAAGACAGTTTCTCCTAGTAATGAATTGAAGTTTCTCTACACTATTCACACATCTTTGGACGTAGTTGAAGAAAAGGTTTCACCTGCTAATAAAAGTTCAGGTGATGTTCGTGAACTGTATTTGGGACTCCTATATCCAACAGAGTATTACAAAGTCTATGGGTATGTAACTAACACAAAGACCAAGTTCATCCTCATAGTGGAGACGTCGCACACAACTTTACGGGACAATGAAATTAAACAG ATGTTTCATAAGCTGCACGCAGCATATGCAGACGTTGTATGCAATCCATTTTATGTTCCTGGGGACCAAATCCTGTCCAA GGCTTTCGAAGCGACAGTTAGCAGCATGATGTCTGGAGAGTGA
- the LOC135377994 gene encoding trafficking protein particle complex subunit 2-like protein isoform X2, which yields MAVAVAVIGKENSPLFVKTVSPSNELKFLYTIHTSLDVVEEKVSPANKSSETKFILIVETSHTTLRDNEIKQMFHKLHAAYADVVCNPFYVPGDQILSKAFEATVSSMMSGE from the exons ATGGCTGTCGCCGTTGCAGTTATCGGTAAAGAG AACTCACCATTATTTGTAAAGACAGTTTCTCCTAGTAATGAATTGAAGTTTCTCTACACTATTCACACATCTTTGGACGTAGTTGAAGAAAAGGTTTCACCTGCTAATAAAAGTTCAG AGACCAAGTTCATCCTCATAGTGGAGACGTCGCACACAACTTTACGGGACAATGAAATTAAACAG ATGTTTCATAAGCTGCACGCAGCATATGCAGACGTTGTATGCAATCCATTTTATGTTCCTGGGGACCAAATCCTGTCCAA GGCTTTCGAAGCGACAGTTAGCAGCATGATGTCTGGAGAGTGA